A window of Sulfobacillus thermosulfidooxidans contains these coding sequences:
- a CDS encoding SDR family oxidoreductase, translating to MGQEFESDRAIVTGGSRGIGWSVAEELVAQGARVLLVARQHDALKARVDELNRRFPAQAFFYACDMGNQPACAQAVVQYALNTIGQPTLLLNGAGGASITSALDAPWSLWVDDFQVKFFGYLAMTRAVLPVMMQQRKGVVVNLVGIAGKDPNRNLPIASAINGALNGVMKVLADDVSAYGVRIINVNPGATETDLLDTMAQATAQRSGDSVENVLKAMRARAPLGRLPSAADIAGVILFLMSRRAAFITGTSIDVDGGIHRGAF from the coding sequence ATGGGACAGGAATTTGAATCAGACCGCGCAATCGTTACGGGCGGCAGTCGTGGCATTGGTTGGTCTGTTGCCGAGGAATTAGTGGCCCAAGGAGCTCGCGTGCTTCTAGTTGCTCGCCAGCATGATGCGTTAAAAGCGCGTGTCGACGAGTTGAACCGTCGTTTTCCGGCTCAGGCATTTTTTTATGCGTGTGACATGGGCAATCAGCCTGCGTGTGCCCAAGCTGTAGTGCAGTATGCCCTGAACACTATCGGCCAACCCACTTTATTGCTCAATGGTGCTGGTGGGGCATCCATTACTAGTGCGTTAGATGCGCCATGGTCTTTATGGGTGGACGATTTTCAGGTGAAATTCTTTGGTTATTTGGCGATGACCCGCGCCGTGTTGCCTGTGATGATGCAGCAACGAAAAGGGGTCGTGGTCAATTTAGTCGGAATTGCCGGCAAAGATCCCAACCGTAATTTGCCCATTGCCAGTGCCATCAACGGTGCATTAAACGGGGTCATGAAAGTCTTAGCCGATGACGTCAGTGCCTATGGGGTACGTATCATCAATGTCAATCCAGGAGCTACGGAAACCGATTTACTGGACACAATGGCGCAGGCTACGGCACAAAGGTCGGGAGATAGTGTGGAGAATGTTCTCAAGGCTATGCGAGCCCGTGCCCCCTTAGGACGCCTCCCCTCAGCCGCCGACATTGCCGGAGTTATTCTCTTTCTTATGTCTCGCCGTGCCGCTTTTATTACGGGAACCAGTATTGATGTCGATGGCGGCATTCATCGTGGTGCTTTCTAG
- a CDS encoding NUDIX hydrolase, producing MTKFRRVFRQFMFYLISRVFPKRLTQFLMVLTQAKFVVAVVVVLYHGNQILLLRHSYRPRYPWGLVTGWVKAGESPQQAASREVFEELGIEIDQLHYFYSEVVGRHHLEIGFWAMVDEANGSHPSGDGEILESAWFSVHHLPDGLLPAQRPLIFQAETARIREFS from the coding sequence ATGACCAAATTTCGCCGTGTGTTTCGCCAGTTCATGTTTTATCTCATTTCCCGTGTCTTTCCCAAACGTTTGACTCAATTTTTAATGGTTCTGACGCAAGCAAAATTTGTGGTTGCTGTGGTGGTTGTCTTATATCATGGCAACCAAATTCTTTTGCTCCGTCATAGCTATCGCCCCCGATATCCCTGGGGACTTGTTACGGGATGGGTCAAAGCCGGTGAGAGTCCCCAACAAGCCGCCTCACGTGAAGTATTTGAGGAATTAGGAATAGAAATCGATCAATTGCATTATTTTTATTCGGAAGTCGTGGGCCGGCATCATTTGGAAATTGGCTTTTGGGCCATGGTTGACGAGGCCAACGGATCCCATCCATCGGGCGATGGAGAAATTCTGGAGAGTGCGTGGTTTTCAGTGCATCACTTGCCTGACGGACTGTTGCCGGCGCAACGGCCCCTCATTTTTCAAGCGGAAACTGCCAGAATTCGGGAATTTTCGTAG
- a CDS encoding acyl-CoA mutase large subunit family protein, which translates to MFRTLSGIPIKETYTPDDLPPQHLIGSPGQYPFTRGIHTTMYRGRYWTMRQFAGFGTAKETNARFRYLLEQGQTGLSVAFDMPTLMGYDSDDPHSLGEVGREGVAIDHVGDMERLFQDIPLNKVSTSMTINGPAPIIWAMYLVAAERQGVDWTQLRGTLQADILKEYIAQKEWIFPPKPSMRLIVDMMAYATRYVPQWNSISISGYHIREAGSTAAQELAFTLADGFAYVEAGIKAGLDVDAFAPRLSFFFNAHIDFFEEIAKFRAARRIWARHMKEIYGAKNPKSWMMRFHTQTAGCSLTAQQPENNIVRTAYEALAAVLGGTQSLHTNSMDEVLSLPTEKAVKIALRTQQILAYETGVANTVDPLAGSYFVEALTTQMEQQAEEYFARIEEQGGVLECIENGYLQREIADAAYRYQKELENHEQILVGVNAFVEPPSEESIPLLRIDPTVEQDQVESLAAWRKNRQDSAVREALQALQQACLTPDGEIMPHIIEAVRQGATEGEIVAVMKTVFGTWRERPVF; encoded by the coding sequence ATGTTTCGGACCTTGTCCGGAATTCCCATTAAAGAAACGTATACTCCAGATGATCTACCGCCCCAACATCTCATTGGATCTCCAGGCCAATATCCTTTTACCCGCGGCATTCATACGACGATGTATCGCGGACGGTATTGGACGATGCGACAATTTGCGGGTTTTGGAACGGCCAAGGAAACCAATGCTCGTTTTCGTTATTTACTGGAACAAGGCCAAACCGGACTCTCGGTCGCGTTTGATATGCCAACCCTCATGGGTTATGACTCCGATGATCCCCATTCCTTGGGGGAAGTTGGCCGCGAGGGTGTTGCCATTGATCATGTGGGAGATATGGAACGCCTCTTTCAAGACATTCCCTTGAATAAGGTCTCGACCTCGATGACGATTAATGGTCCAGCTCCCATCATTTGGGCTATGTATCTGGTTGCCGCGGAGCGGCAAGGCGTCGATTGGACGCAGTTACGGGGGACCCTACAAGCCGACATCCTCAAAGAATACATTGCACAGAAAGAATGGATTTTCCCGCCTAAGCCGTCAATGCGTTTAATTGTCGATATGATGGCGTATGCCACTCGCTATGTTCCGCAATGGAACTCGATTAGCATTAGTGGATACCATATCCGGGAGGCTGGTTCCACAGCAGCCCAGGAATTAGCTTTTACCTTAGCCGATGGTTTTGCTTATGTCGAAGCGGGAATAAAGGCAGGACTCGATGTGGATGCTTTTGCGCCGCGATTATCATTCTTTTTCAACGCCCACATTGACTTTTTTGAAGAAATTGCGAAATTTCGAGCCGCCCGGCGAATATGGGCTCGGCACATGAAAGAAATTTATGGAGCCAAAAATCCAAAATCGTGGATGATGCGCTTTCATACCCAAACAGCCGGATGTTCGCTCACGGCTCAACAACCCGAAAACAATATTGTGCGAACAGCCTATGAAGCGTTGGCTGCTGTGCTGGGTGGAACCCAATCATTGCACACCAACTCGATGGATGAAGTGCTTTCCTTGCCCACCGAAAAAGCTGTGAAAATTGCACTGCGTACGCAACAGATTTTAGCGTATGAGACGGGAGTAGCTAATACCGTTGATCCGTTAGCGGGTTCGTATTTTGTTGAAGCGTTGACGACTCAAATGGAACAGCAAGCTGAAGAATATTTTGCCCGCATTGAGGAACAAGGCGGCGTACTGGAGTGTATCGAAAACGGATATCTTCAACGGGAGATTGCTGATGCTGCTTATCGATATCAAAAAGAATTAGAAAACCATGAGCAAATCCTGGTCGGGGTCAATGCCTTTGTGGAACCGCCAAGTGAGGAATCGATTCCGCTGCTTCGAATCGATCCAACAGTTGAGCAAGATCAGGTCGAATCCCTAGCAGCTTGGCGGAAAAATCGGCAGGATTCTGCCGTCAGAGAGGCCTTACAAGCGTTACAACAGGCCTGTCTGACCCCTGATGGCGAAATCATGCCACATATTATTGAAGCTGTCCGACAAGGGGCGACCGAAGGAGAAATCGTGGCGGTGATGAAAACGGTATTTGGCACGTGGCGCGAGCGCCCCGTATTTTAG
- a CDS encoding Glu/Leu/Phe/Val family dehydrogenase: protein MEIFKEMAKHGHEQLIFNFDQATGLKAIIAIHNTTLGPALGGCRMLPYASEEQAIEDALRLSEGMTYKAAAAGLDFGGGKAVIIGDPANDKSEALFRAFGRFLNTLGGRYLVGEDVGTNEQDLLHCAKETSYIVGLPEAYGGSGDTGDMTAVGVIAAIQAALTYRFGTPSLKGRRIAIQGLGKVGYQLARHAHDEGADVVAADINPHVVGKAASELHIEPADPWTILETHCDILAPCALGNVVNHETINKLDCQIIAGSANNQLEDVSMGEVLRQRGILYAPDFIANAGGLIQVANELTGYREDRVRHQVENIYELLLSVFQRADEDQRSTVSVAMEMVEERINMLHSIHRIYAEHFSK from the coding sequence ATGGAGATTTTCAAGGAAATGGCCAAGCATGGGCATGAACAATTAATTTTTAATTTTGACCAGGCAACAGGACTCAAAGCCATTATTGCCATCCACAATACGACGTTGGGGCCAGCATTAGGCGGTTGCCGTATGCTGCCCTATGCATCTGAAGAGCAAGCGATTGAAGATGCCTTAAGATTATCGGAAGGGATGACCTATAAAGCGGCAGCCGCGGGATTGGATTTTGGTGGAGGCAAAGCTGTCATTATCGGTGATCCGGCCAATGACAAATCCGAGGCGTTATTTCGTGCATTTGGACGATTTTTAAACACCTTAGGCGGCCGCTATTTAGTGGGGGAAGATGTTGGCACAAATGAACAAGATCTTCTACATTGTGCTAAAGAGACCTCTTATATTGTGGGACTGCCTGAAGCCTATGGAGGTTCTGGCGATACAGGAGATATGACGGCGGTGGGGGTAATTGCTGCCATTCAGGCCGCGCTGACCTACCGATTTGGCACACCGTCTTTGAAAGGCCGACGTATTGCGATTCAAGGGTTAGGGAAAGTGGGATATCAATTAGCGCGGCATGCGCATGATGAAGGCGCCGATGTTGTTGCTGCCGATATTAATCCGCACGTGGTGGGCAAAGCGGCTAGTGAATTACATATTGAACCGGCTGACCCTTGGACCATTTTAGAGACCCATTGTGATATTCTGGCACCTTGTGCCCTAGGAAATGTCGTGAATCATGAAACGATTAATAAATTGGACTGTCAAATCATCGCGGGTTCGGCCAATAACCAGCTAGAAGATGTGTCGATGGGAGAGGTATTGCGCCAGCGTGGGATTTTATATGCTCCTGATTTCATCGCGAATGCCGGAGGCCTTATTCAAGTAGCTAATGAGTTGACCGGATACCGTGAAGACCGGGTGCGTCACCAGGTGGAAAACATTTATGAATTATTGCTATCTGTCTTTCAACGTGCTGACGAGGATCAGCGCTCCACCGTGTCCGTGGCCATGGAGATGGTGGAGGAACGGATTAATATGCTCCATAGCATTCACCGCATTTACGCTGAACATTTTTCAAAATAG